In Haloarcula hispanica ATCC 33960, one DNA window encodes the following:
- a CDS encoding glycosyltransferase family 2 protein — translation MVSVSVVIATLKPRDEIEAIQCLKEHAFDDFEVIVCDESPVTRARNEGIKQASTDKIVFLDDDSRPRPEYLQKADELLETEAAYAGRTIHPVDDVFARHFTTHYDWGDDPCYVNHFWGCNMGVHRDVFKAVGGWDEQMGWGHEEKELARRVRAEFDIRYDPELIVDHPYASSITEYWKKQYKLETKSPYYWSKCNVSRADQLKNIFCEALDPLNYVRITPVATVIEAGSTVAKTAGRIRGFLNHTHYEEDRGEVPNIDRPSESAGPSD, via the coding sequence ATGGTATCGGTCAGCGTTGTTATCGCGACATTGAAGCCGCGGGATGAGATTGAAGCAATACAGTGCCTCAAAGAGCACGCGTTCGACGACTTTGAGGTTATCGTGTGTGATGAGAGCCCTGTGACTAGAGCCCGAAATGAGGGGATCAAACAAGCCTCAACCGACAAGATCGTATTTCTGGATGATGATTCCCGACCTCGCCCAGAATATCTTCAAAAAGCGGATGAACTCCTCGAAACAGAGGCGGCATACGCCGGTCGAACCATCCACCCAGTCGATGATGTGTTTGCTCGCCATTTCACCACCCATTACGACTGGGGGGACGATCCTTGCTATGTCAACCACTTCTGGGGCTGTAACATGGGCGTTCACAGGGACGTGTTCAAGGCGGTCGGTGGGTGGGACGAACAGATGGGGTGGGGTCACGAGGAAAAGGAACTCGCCAGGCGAGTTAGAGCCGAGTTTGATATTCGGTACGATCCCGAACTCATCGTTGACCATCCGTACGCGTCGTCTATTACTGAATACTGGAAGAAACAGTATAAGCTCGAAACAAAGAGTCCGTACTACTGGTCAAAATGTAACGTCTCGCGAGCAGATCAACTCAAGAATATTTTCTGTGAGGCACTTGACCCGCTGAATTATGTCAGAATAACGCCGGTAGCTACCGTTATAGAAGCGGGCAGTACTGTTGCAAAGACAGCTGGACGTATTCGAGGATTCCTCAACCACACCCACTACGAAGAGGACAGAGGCGAAGTACCTAATATTGACCGACCCTCGGAATCCGCGGGACCGTCAGACTAA